In Desulfosudis oleivorans Hxd3, the DNA window ATCTACAACAGCCGCTGGATGGCCATCAAGCTGCTGGAAAACGACCAGATCGTTCGGCAGCGGCTGGTCAATGCTTACGAAGAGCGAAGCCGGTCGATCCTGGACACGGTAGACGCCTGCCGCAGCCACCTGACCGATATCTTTGACGACGACCCGGAAATTGTGATGACCGACGAGCGGTACGGGTTTATCGCCGGCCTGATCAAAGAGGTGGTCCATGTCAGCCCCAGGGCCCGGGCCGATATTTCCCGGAACATTGACCTGGTACTGACCAACCGGTACCTGGGATTTCCGATATTTATCTTTTTTATATGGCTGATGTTTCAGGCCACCTTTTCCCTGGGGGCCTACCCCATGACCTGGATCGAAAGCGGGTTTGCCCTGCTGGCCGCCGGCGTGGACGGCCTGCTGGCCGATGGCCTGGTAAAGGACCTGATTATCGACGGCGCGCTGGCCGGCGTGGGCAGCGTGGCCGTTTTCCTGCCCAACATCCTGATTCTGTTTTTCTGCATCGCCTTGTTTGAAGACACCGGGTACATGGCCCGGGCCGCCTTTCTTATGGACCGGATCATGCACCTGATCGGCCTTCACGGAAAATCGTTTATTCCCATGCTCATGGGGTTCGGGTGCAGCGTGCCGGCCATCATGGCCACCCGTACCCTGGACAACCGCAAGGACCGAATCCTGACCATTCTGATCACGCCCTTCATGTCCTGCTCGGCCCGGCTGCCGGTCTATATTGTCCTGGCCGGCACCTTTTTCCCGAAAAACGCGGGCACCGTTATTTTCATGATCTACCTGCTGGGCATTGTGGTGGCCATGCTCACGGGCAGGCTTTTCCGCTCCACCCTGCTTAAAGGGGCCGATGCCCCCTTTGTCATGGAGCTGCCGCCCTACCGCATGCCCATGGCAAAAAGCCTGGTGATTCACATGTGGGACCGGGCCAGGATGTTTATCAGGAAGATGGGGACCTACATTTTTGTCGGCGCCATCGTGGTGTGGGCCTTGTCGGCCTTTCCCCGGAACGTCGCCTATTCGGTGGATTATGAGTCACAGCTTCAGAAAGTTGAAGCGGCCTACACCCAACGGATCGCTGCCACGGAGAATGCACAGGCCCTGACCGCCATTGGCGCGGAAAAAGAAAACGCCATTACCGCGATCAGGAACGCCAGAAGCCGGGAGCGCAGCGAGCAGGTTTACATGGGCCGCATCGGCCGGTTTGTGGCACCGGTGTTCGAGCCCATCGGTATCGACTGGCGGGGCAGCGTGGCCCTGCTGACCGGGTTTGTGGCCAAGGAGATCGTTGTCAGCACCATGGGGGTGCTTTATGCCGTTGCCGACCAGGACGGCCGTGCCCTGGGCAAGGCCCTGCGGGCCTCGGGCATGACCCCGCTTTCGGCCCTGTCGCTCATGGTGTTTGTGCTGCTGTATATCCCCTGTATTGCAACAGTTACCAGCATTTCCCGGGAGGCATCGTGGCGCTGGTCAATGTTCACCGTGGCCTATACCACGCTGGTGGCCTGGTGCGCTTCCTTTGTGGTGTTCAACGCCGGGAAAATCATCGGCATCGGTTGATTTTGGGGGTAAGTGGGGCTACACTGTAAAGGTTGACGCAAAATCAATAAACGGTGCCGGAACGAATGAGCGGTGGAACCATCAGGCCGGTGACGGCCCGTAAATACTGAAAAAGAAAGACGCCTGCAGGATGGGAAAAATTTTTGCCGTCGGTGATATTCATGGATGCTATAAGAAGCTTCGCGTACTGATGGACCGGATTCCCATTAATTACAAAGAAGACACCCTGGTCTTTCTGGGAGATTATATCGACCGGGGGGACGAATCTTTTGAAGTGGTGGCGTACCTGGCGGAATTGCGGAAAAAGCATCCCGGCATTGTGTTTCTCAAGGGCAACCATGAAGAGCTGTTTTTCAACTATCTTTCCGGCGAGGACGAGGTCAGTTTTCTGTTTAACGGCGGCGAACAGACACTGAAAGGCTACATGAGCCCAGACGGCGACATCTCGGTGCCCAAGGAACACCTGAATTTTTTTAACGCCCTGCAGCTCTACTACGAAACCGATGACTATATTTTTGTCCATGCCGGACTCAAGGACGGTGTGCCCCTGGAGCAGCAGAAACCCGAAGATTTACTGTGGATTCGAAAGCCGTTTATTGAATCTTCTTATGATTTTGGAAAAATAGTGATTTTCGGCCATACGCCTTATCCCGAGGTGGTGGTCAAGGATAATAAGATCGGCGTGGACACCGGTGCGGTGTACGGATACAAGCTCACCTGCATCGAACTGCCGGCAAGAAAATTTTACGAAGCATAAATTCGGCAACTGGAGAGATATATGACAAACCTTCGGCTTTTTCAGTCCTTCTGCATGGTTTTTATCTGCGCGCTGCTGGTCGCGGCCCCGGCCTTCTCGCAGGAACGGCTTTCGGTGACGGCCACCACGGCCAACATTCGGACCGGGCCGGGCACCAGTTATGACAAGGCGTGGCAGGCGGAAAAAAATTACCCGGTAGTGGTGGTGGAAAAAAAGGACGGGTGGGTGAAATTCAAGGATTACGAAGGTGATGAAGGATGGATTTATGGCGCGCTGGTGTCCGCCACTTCCACGGTGATTGTGAAAAAAACACGGGTCAATGTCCGATCCGGCCCCGGCACAAACCACCCTGTGGTGTTTGAGGCGGAAAAGGGGGTTCCCTTTGAAGTGATCAAAAACGACGGGGACTGGCTTCAGATAAAACACGCCGACGGCGATACCGGATGGATATACCGGCCCCTGGTCTGGTAAGCGCCCGGGTTGTTTGTCGAAATCGCTATCGGGATCGAAATCGAATTGTCTTTACGGTATTGATCTCAAAGCGTATTTTCCTGTAAACCGGAGATAAATCTTTTTTAACACCAGCCGTCCGTCACCAGCCCCGCTTTTCAGCCACCACGTAAATCGCGGCCCTTCCGGCCACCGGGCATACGGTTTCACAGATGCCGCAGCCCACGCATAACGCTTCGACCACATAAGGCCGCTTGAGCGTCACGGTGTTCCCGCCGGTGTCAACGGCCTGAACCGTCTCAAACCGGATGGCCTTGTCGTGGGTGGGGCAGTGCTCCTCGCACACGATACAGGGCACGGACCGGGCAAAGGGGAGGCACCGGTTTTTGTCGATCACGGCTCGGCCCATGACAAAGGCGTGTTTTTCGTCAAGGGTCAGCCGGGAAATGGCCCCGGTGGGGCAGACCTGGCCGCACAGGGTGCAGTTGAACTCGCAGTATCCAAGGCGGGGCAACAGTTTCGGGGTAAACATCGCCTCAACCCCCTGCTCCAGAAAAACCGGCTGCAACGCGTTTTGAATGCACACCTTCATACACTCCCCGCAACGGACACAGGTTTTCAAAAAATCTTCTTCGACCAGGGCCCCGGGGGGACGGATCACCCGTTGCAGCGGGGCCGATGCGGCGGCATCAATTCTGGATAAAAAGGGAAGGGCCAGGCCGGCCAGGCCGGCGGCCAGTAAGTGGCGGCGGCCCAGGTCCGGACCGGTTTTATTGACGGGCCGGGAAAACCGGAAGGTCGTTATGGTTCTCGGGCAGAAATCCAGGCAGTCCATGCAGAGGCTGCACTCTTCGGCCATCATTTCCCTGTTTTCGGTAAAGGCATCCATCCGGCACTGCTGACGGCAGGCATCACACCCCTTGCAGGAAGAAAGGGGGATTCGGCGAAAAAAAGAAAACCGGGACACCAGGGCCAGCATGGCGCCCAGGGGACACAGGGTGCGGCACCAGAACCGCCGGCCCAGCAGCTCCATGGCAAAAATGGCGGCCAGCATGAAAAAGGTGAAAAACGGCAGCAGGAACCGGGACTGCTTGTACGGCAGAATAAAATCCCTGAAAACATCGTAGACCGCTTCGCTGGATGGAACAGCCCAGGAGGGGCCGTGAAAATAGACGGCGTCAAAACCGGCCGCGACCATGGCGTTGAGCATGGGGTCCACGGCAATGGTCAGGCCCCGCACCAGCAGGGCAAAGGGGTCCACAAACCCCACCCACTGCACGCCAAAGGCCGCGGACACCAGGACCGCTGTCAGCACCATGTACTTGGCGGCCCGCCAGCGCAGGGGCGTCCGCCGGACCGGTTGAATGACCTTGCCCCCGGCATCGATCAGGGTACCCAGGGGAC includes these proteins:
- the feoB gene encoding ferrous iron transport protein B, translated to MEKKRFTIALAGNPNSGKTTIFNSLTGTRQKVGNWSGVTVEKKEGLIYRRGYEIQLVDLPGTYSLTPFSIEEIVARDFIIDEAPDVVITIIDASNLERSLYLATQVRELDCKVLFALNMADLARAKGMTIDADTLSRLLDVTVAFTVGNKNDGVETLLDLAIDLAESGKITVPERRVKYNRDAEAAISRIREKIEQAGPPIYNSRWMAIKLLENDQIVRQRLVNAYEERSRSILDTVDACRSHLTDIFDDDPEIVMTDERYGFIAGLIKEVVHVSPRARADISRNIDLVLTNRYLGFPIFIFFIWLMFQATFSLGAYPMTWIESGFALLAAGVDGLLADGLVKDLIIDGALAGVGSVAVFLPNILILFFCIALFEDTGYMARAAFLMDRIMHLIGLHGKSFIPMLMGFGCSVPAIMATRTLDNRKDRILTILITPFMSCSARLPVYIVLAGTFFPKNAGTVIFMIYLLGIVVAMLTGRLFRSTLLKGADAPFVMELPPYRMPMAKSLVIHMWDRARMFIRKMGTYIFVGAIVVWALSAFPRNVAYSVDYESQLQKVEAAYTQRIAATENAQALTAIGAEKENAITAIRNARSRERSEQVYMGRIGRFVAPVFEPIGIDWRGSVALLTGFVAKEIVVSTMGVLYAVADQDGRALGKALRASGMTPLSALSLMVFVLLYIPCIATVTSISREASWRWSMFTVAYTTLVAWCASFVVFNAGKIIGIG
- a CDS encoding metallophosphoesterase family protein, encoding MGKIFAVGDIHGCYKKLRVLMDRIPINYKEDTLVFLGDYIDRGDESFEVVAYLAELRKKHPGIVFLKGNHEELFFNYLSGEDEVSFLFNGGEQTLKGYMSPDGDISVPKEHLNFFNALQLYYETDDYIFVHAGLKDGVPLEQQKPEDLLWIRKPFIESSYDFGKIVIFGHTPYPEVVVKDNKIGVDTGAVYGYKLTCIELPARKFYEA
- a CDS encoding SH3 domain-containing protein, giving the protein MTNLRLFQSFCMVFICALLVAAPAFSQERLSVTATTANIRTGPGTSYDKAWQAEKNYPVVVVEKKDGWVKFKDYEGDEGWIYGALVSATSTVIVKKTRVNVRSGPGTNHPVVFEAEKGVPFEVIKNDGDWLQIKHADGDTGWIYRPLVW
- a CDS encoding 4Fe-4S binding protein codes for the protein MNQNRLFKRLRQACQLLFLALFLALFRLTDYSGADTIPYAVNIFFRWDPLVAASVMLAGRAFIFLLLPSLAVIGLTLVFGRVFCGWICPLGTLIDAGGKVIQPVRRTPLRWRAAKYMVLTAVLVSAAFGVQWVGFVDPFALLVRGLTIAVDPMLNAMVAAGFDAVYFHGPSWAVPSSEAVYDVFRDFILPYKQSRFLLPFFTFFMLAAIFAMELLGRRFWCRTLCPLGAMLALVSRFSFFRRIPLSSCKGCDACRQQCRMDAFTENREMMAEECSLCMDCLDFCPRTITTFRFSRPVNKTGPDLGRRHLLAAGLAGLALPFLSRIDAAASAPLQRVIRPPGALVEEDFLKTCVRCGECMKVCIQNALQPVFLEQGVEAMFTPKLLPRLGYCEFNCTLCGQVCPTGAISRLTLDEKHAFVMGRAVIDKNRCLPFARSVPCIVCEEHCPTHDKAIRFETVQAVDTGGNTVTLKRPYVVEALCVGCGICETVCPVAGRAAIYVVAEKRGW